In Brachybacterium fresconis, the genomic stretch CGCCGAGATCGCCGGCATCCGCGGCGTCCCCGAGGGCGTCAAGTGCGTCTCCCCGCCCGCCCACGCCATGTTCGACACCCCGACGGGGCTGATCGAGTTCATCGCCCGCCTGCGCGAGCTCTCCGGCGGAAAACCGGTGGGCTTCAAGTTCTGCGTCGGCTCCAAGGTGGAGGTGCTCTCGCTGTGCAAGGCCATGCTGGAGGTGGGCACCACCCCGGACTTCATCCACATCGACGGCTCCGAGGGCGGGACCGGGGCCGCCCCGCTGGAGTTCGAGGACCACATGGGCATGCCGCTGACGCAGGGCCTGATGACCATGCACAACGCTCTGGTCGGCACGGGGCTGCGGGACCGGATCAAGATCGGCGCGGCCGGCAAGGTCGCCGCCGGCAACGACATCGTCAAGCGCATGATCCAGGGCGCCGACTACACGCTCTCGGCCCGCGCGATGATGATGGCCGTCGGCTGCGTCCAGGCCCTGAAATGCCACACCGGCCACTGCCCCACCGGCGTGGCCACCCAGGATCCGCGGCGGGTGCGAGGTCTGGTCGTGGAGGACAAGTCCGTGCGGGTGACGCAGTATCAGGAGGGCACCGTCGCCGGGGCGATGAATCTGATGGCGGCGATGGGCGTCACCGACCCCGCCGAGCTGCGCCCCTGGATGCTGCGCCGCAACCTCTCCCCGACGGAGAACGCCTCCTACGCGACGCTGTACGAGTGGCTGGAGCCCGGGGCGCTGCTCGAGGGCCCGCCCGAGGGGTGGGCCGACGCCTGGGGCGCCGCCAGCGCGGACAGCTTCCGCACCCACCACCACGCCTGATGGAGTCGACGTCCCGCCGGGGCGTCACTCCCAGGTCGCGGTCCCCGGATCCACGCCGTGGGCCCGGGCGTTCTCCTCGATCACCCGGCGCAGCCACGCGGCGAGCCCCTCGGCGCGCTGGTCGTAGTGGGCAGCGAACCGTGGGTCCTCCGTGTACATCCGCGCCAGCACCACCTGCATCGCGCGGCTGCAGTCGTAGTGGCGGTCGATCGAGGCACGATGGCGCTCGGCGAGCGCGTTCGCCTCCTCGCCACCCGGCTCGACGCCGCGGCCGAGGGCGGCGGCGAGATCGGCCTCGAGGGCGTCGGTCTCGTCCTTGACCTCCTGCCACTGCTCGGCGTCCCAGGATCCGGTGCGGGCGACGGACTGCTTCCAGGCGTCGGTGTCGCCCCAGCGCTCGCGGGCTTCCTCCTGGTAGGCGGGGTCCCAGTCGGTGCCGAAGATGCGGGCCTGCTCCTCGGGGCTCAGGGCGACGTTGGTCTCACGGTTCATGTCTGTCCTCTCGATCATCTCGTCGACGGCGGCCGCCGTCTTCTCGAGCCGGCGGATCCTCTCGGTCAGGAGGGTCCGCTGGCGCTGGAGGTGCTCGCGCGGATCGACAGCGGGATCATCGAGGATCCGGCCGATCTGGGCGAGCGCCAGACCGAGCTCGCGGTAGACGAGCACCCGGTGGATCCGGGCGATGTCCTCCGCGTCGTACAGCCGATACCCCGACCAGCTGCGCCCGCCAGGGCGCACCAGGCCGATGCCGTCCCAGTGGTGCAAGGTGCGGACGCTGACGCCGACCAGGTCGGCGACTCGCCCCACGGTGAGGTCGTCGTGCACTGTCGTCTCGGTCATGGGGACCACCTTCCGGCCTGACGTCGCGTGAGGGTCAAGCGCTTCTCCGGGGCGCCCGGACCGGTGGAGCGCGATCGGGTCACGCCACGATCCTCCCGCAGCCGCCGCGGCGGCACCAGCGCGGCGCGGATCGTGCGCCCCGTACGCTGATCGCATGAGCCTGCCCGTCCTGATCGACTGCGACACCGGCATCGACGACGCGATCGCCCTGACCTACCTCGCCGCACGTTCCGAGGCCGAGATCGTCGGCGTGGTCTCCAGCGGCGGGAACGTCGACGTCCACGCCGTCCACCGCAACAATCGAGTGCTCACCGAGCTGCTGGGGCTCGAGGTGCCCGTCTGCCGCGGCGCGGAGTCGCCGCTGGTGGCGGAGCCGATGACCGCGGGAGACACGCACGGCCCGACGGGTCTCGGCCATGCGCAGCTGCCGGAGCCCACACGTCCTGCGGATCCTCGCGAGGGGGCGCAGCTGTGGGTCGACGCCGTGCGGGAGCACCCCGGCGAGCTCGGCGGCCTCGTGCTGGGGCCGCACACGAACCTCGCCCTGGCCCTGGAGCTCGAACCCGCGCTGCCCCGCCTGCTGAAGCGGCTGCACATCATGGGCGGGGCGATCAATCACCGCGGGAACACCGGCCCCACCAGCGAGTGGAACATCGCGGTGGACCCCGAGGCCGCCCAGCGGGTGCTCGCGGCCTTCTCGGACGCTCCGAGGCGTCCCGTG encodes the following:
- a CDS encoding nucleoside hydrolase, translating into MSLPVLIDCDTGIDDAIALTYLAARSEAEIVGVVSSGGNVDVHAVHRNNRVLTELLGLEVPVCRGAESPLVAEPMTAGDTHGPTGLGHAQLPEPTRPADPREGAQLWVDAVREHPGELGGLVLGPHTNLALALELEPALPRLLKRLHIMGGAINHRGNTGPTSEWNIAVDPEAAQRVLAAFSDAPRRPVLGSLEATETVQFGPDTLSRVEDLARRSGHPVARILVGALRWYFAFHEADGFGWMAHVHDPLVAAHAVTGDFAGTRPLAVDVELVGTLTRGQTVGDELSRWGRAPNVDVLTEVRAPALIEHLLASLEHGLDRPTGA
- a CDS encoding MerR family transcriptional regulator, with the protein product MTETTVHDDLTVGRVADLVGVSVRTLHHWDGIGLVRPGGRSWSGYRLYDAEDIARIHRVLVYRELGLALAQIGRILDDPAVDPREHLQRQRTLLTERIRRLEKTAAAVDEMIERTDMNRETNVALSPEEQARIFGTDWDPAYQEEARERWGDTDAWKQSVARTGSWDAEQWQEVKDETDALEADLAAALGRGVEPGGEEANALAERHRASIDRHYDCSRAMQVVLARMYTEDPRFAAHYDQRAEGLAAWLRRVIEENARAHGVDPGTATWE
- a CDS encoding FMN-binding glutamate synthase family protein, with translation MSRPSARRSVTTALGVAGAAVGALAARDLTQKKHSILRIYPVIGHMRYLLEGIRPELQQYFIERNWDGRPFDREIRTVVYERAKGIHGEQAFGTERDVNATGYEYLVHSLHPEMQPPIPPRTLIGGPDCTRPYSMALLNVSAMSFGSLSSNAIEALNAGAREGGFAHDTGEGSLTPYHEQGGDLIWELGTGYFGARTPEGLLDEDAFREKAAKDQVKCISVKLSQGAKPGIGGVLPGPKVTAEIAGIRGVPEGVKCVSPPAHAMFDTPTGLIEFIARLRELSGGKPVGFKFCVGSKVEVLSLCKAMLEVGTTPDFIHIDGSEGGTGAAPLEFEDHMGMPLTQGLMTMHNALVGTGLRDRIKIGAAGKVAAGNDIVKRMIQGADYTLSARAMMMAVGCVQALKCHTGHCPTGVATQDPRRVRGLVVEDKSVRVTQYQEGTVAGAMNLMAAMGVTDPAELRPWMLRRNLSPTENASYATLYEWLEPGALLEGPPEGWADAWGAASADSFRTHHHA